The Scophthalmus maximus strain ysfricsl-2021 chromosome 7, ASM2237912v1, whole genome shotgun sequence genome includes a window with the following:
- the LOC124850145 gene encoding uncharacterized protein K02A2.6-like, translating into MQRGSWNTSTGNPVKHQQEVQQLAEAIMQPKEPAIIKFAAHQKGTDPVSRGNEAADAAAKQAAGYTNTASNIMILGEQNEPMSCTLSDVSSMQEKAGVYEQNQWVRFGAKKGQDSLWRLAQGKVVLPCKLFDIVVKEAHGYAHNSQANTARKLDFWWHPFLPQMVADFVKTCTTCQKYTPKPSLKPPMGQCPVTHMGPQNRTQGYRYLLVIADAYSGWIEAVPTKGEDAASVIKALMNMQIPRHGFPSQVRSDNGSHFKNTDLQTVEKAYGIMHTFGTVYHPQSQGKVERANGVVKQKLAKITSVTGMSWVDALPIALLETRSSPHSETGLSPYQLQTGRLFREATGEPTPQQCEELPLIQWVHPHYWNTVTQAVASLQTQVRSLRPQPENAGLDTDVQ; encoded by the coding sequence ATGCAAAGGGGCAGCTGGAACACCTCCACCGGTAACCCGGTGAAACACCAACAGGAGGTACAGCAGTTAGCCGAAGCTATAATGCAGCCCAAAGAGCCGGCCATTATAAAGTTCGCAGCACATCAAAAAGGAACCGACCCAGTCTCAAGGGGAAATGAAGCCGCAGATGCAGCTGCTAAACAAGCCGCCGGCTACACAAACACTGCCTCAAATATCATGATATTGGGCGAACAAAATGAACCTATGTCGTGCACACTCTCTGATGTAAGTTCCATGCAGGAAAAAGCGGGAGTATACGAACAAAATCAATGGGTACGGTTCGGGGCAAAAAAGGGACAGGACAGTCTATGGAGGTTGGCACAGGGAAAGGTGGTACTCCCATGCAAACTGTTTGACATAGTGGTGAAAGAAGCGCATGGCTACGCACACAACAGTCAAGCCAACACTGCTAGAAAGCTTGACTTTTGGTGGCATCCGTTTCTACCACAAATGGTGGCGGACTttgtaaaaacatgcacaacatgTCAAAAATACACTCCCAAACCCTCACTTAAACCACCTATGGGGCAGTGTCCAGTCACCCACATGGGACCACAAAACAGAACACAGGGGTACAGATACCTGTTGGTAATTGCGGACGCCTACTCAGGGTGGATTGAGGCAGTCCCCACAAAAGGGGAAGACGCCGCCTCAGTAATTAAAGCCCTTATGAACATGCAAATACCAAGGCATGGCTTCCCATCACAAGTGAGGTCGGACAATGGctctcatttcaaaaacactgacttacaaactgtggaaaaagcaTATGGCATTATGCATACATTTGGGACGGTGTACCACCCACAATCCCAAGGGAAGGTGGAAAGAGCAAATGGGGtggtaaaacaaaaattggCAAAAATCACCAGTGTCACAGGAATGTCCTGGGTGGACGCTCTGCCCATTGCTTTACTCGAAACCAGATCAAGCCCACACTCAGAGACCGGACTGTCACCCTATCAGCTACAGACTGGCCGACTGTTTAGAGAAGCCACTGGGGAACCAACACCCCAGCAGTGTGAGGAACTACCCTTAATACAGTGGGTGCACCCACACTATTGGAACACAGTAACGCAGGCGGTAGCTTCTCTCCAGACACAGGTGCGTTCTCTCAGACCACAACCAGAGAATGCAGGACTAGACACGGACGTGCAGTGA